One genomic region from Glaciimonas sp. PAMC28666 encodes:
- a CDS encoding ABC transporter permease, giving the protein MQPVHTESQADSPQAESKASARTKPRASKAIIERIKNLGPLIGLIALCIVGTLLNHDFATVDNMMNVLTRTAFIGIIAVGMTFVIISGGIDLSVGSMAGLIAGSMIYFMNALLHGIGGFHFSPLTIVISGIVLALVLGSVFGLVHGLLITKGKIEPFIVTLGTLGIFRAFLTYLADGGALTLDNQLSDLYSPVYYQSVLGIPIPIWIFLLVAIGGAVILNRTTFGRHVQAIGSNEQVSRYAAIRVDLVKISTYVFLGLCVGVATILYVPRLGSASPTTGLLWELEAIAAVVVGGTALKGGEGRIVGTVIGAILLSVISNILNLTSIISVYLNAAVQGIVIIAVAFLQRSRR; this is encoded by the coding sequence ATGCAACCGGTACACACTGAATCACAGGCTGACTCGCCACAAGCTGAATCAAAAGCCAGCGCCCGCACCAAACCACGCGCTTCCAAGGCAATCATTGAGCGCATCAAGAATTTAGGTCCCTTAATCGGATTGATCGCCTTATGTATCGTCGGCACCTTGCTGAATCACGACTTCGCCACCGTCGACAATATGATGAATGTGCTTACCCGCACAGCCTTTATCGGCATCATCGCGGTCGGCATGACCTTCGTGATTATTTCTGGCGGGATTGATTTATCGGTAGGTTCCATGGCCGGCCTGATTGCAGGCAGCATGATCTACTTCATGAATGCCTTGTTGCATGGCATTGGCGGGTTTCATTTCAGTCCTCTTACCATCGTTATATCAGGCATCGTCCTGGCGCTGGTGCTGGGTTCCGTGTTCGGACTAGTCCACGGCCTGCTCATCACCAAAGGAAAAATTGAACCTTTTATTGTTACGCTCGGCACCCTGGGTATTTTCCGCGCCTTTCTAACCTATCTTGCCGATGGCGGCGCGCTAACCCTCGACAATCAATTGTCGGATCTGTATAGCCCGGTGTATTACCAAAGCGTGTTGGGTATACCAATTCCCATCTGGATATTTTTATTGGTCGCCATTGGCGGCGCGGTGATTCTCAATCGCACCACCTTCGGACGACATGTTCAGGCAATTGGCTCCAATGAACAAGTGTCGCGTTACGCGGCGATTCGGGTTGATCTGGTCAAGATATCCACCTACGTTTTTCTCGGACTGTGTGTTGGCGTCGCCACCATTTTATACGTTCCCCGCCTTGGGTCGGCCTCCCCTACCACAGGTCTGTTATGGGAGCTCGAAGCGATTGCGGCGGTAGTGGTCGGCGGCACGGCTCTCAAAGGTGGCGAAGGACGTATCGTTGGCACGGTGATCGGTGCAATCCTGCTCTCCGTTATCAGCAATATTCTCAACCTTACCAGCATCATTAGTGTGTATCTAAATGCTGCGGTTCAGGGCATCGTGATCATCGCCGTCGCCTTCCTGCAACGCAGTCGACGATAA
- a CDS encoding substrate-binding domain-containing protein, which translates to MKRITKMLGAGLLAMHALSAFAAEKVVLGVAIPTATHSFTAGIVWWANEAKAELEKAHPGLKVIVKTAATAPEQANQLQDMLTVNKINTLVIFPIESASLTQPVAQVKNKGVYVTVVDRGLTTTDAQDAYVAGDNTAFGKLPAEYMAKRLNGKGNIVVLRGMPTTLDNTRVDAFNAVMKDHPGIKILDAKYGNWNRDDAFKVMQDYLTRFKQIDAVWAADDDMAIGVQKAIEQAKRTDIKDVFGGAGAKGAVKKIMDGSDPLIMADVSYSPKFIYDAIKMTAEARLKGEKLPANTIIPSVLITKENAKQFYFPNSPF; encoded by the coding sequence ATGAAACGTATCACCAAAATGCTCGGCGCAGGACTCTTGGCAATGCACGCTTTATCCGCATTCGCGGCAGAAAAAGTCGTCCTGGGCGTCGCGATTCCCACGGCAACGCATAGTTTTACCGCTGGCATTGTCTGGTGGGCCAATGAAGCCAAAGCGGAATTGGAGAAAGCCCACCCCGGTTTAAAGGTCATCGTAAAAACCGCCGCGACTGCACCCGAACAAGCGAATCAGTTGCAAGATATGTTGACGGTCAACAAAATTAATACGTTGGTGATCTTTCCGATTGAGTCAGCCTCTCTGACCCAACCGGTCGCGCAGGTCAAAAACAAAGGTGTCTACGTTACTGTCGTGGATCGCGGGCTGACGACTACAGATGCACAAGATGCTTACGTAGCGGGAGACAATACCGCTTTTGGTAAATTGCCTGCTGAGTACATGGCAAAGCGATTGAATGGCAAAGGCAATATTGTAGTTTTGCGGGGCATGCCAACTACCCTCGACAATACCCGGGTTGATGCATTTAATGCTGTGATGAAAGACCATCCCGGCATCAAGATTCTGGACGCCAAATATGGCAACTGGAATCGGGATGATGCATTCAAGGTCATGCAGGATTACCTCACCCGCTTTAAACAGATCGATGCCGTCTGGGCAGCGGATGATGATATGGCAATCGGCGTACAGAAAGCCATTGAGCAAGCCAAACGTACCGACATCAAAGACGTGTTCGGAGGCGCGGGTGCCAAAGGCGCGGTGAAGAAAATAATGGATGGTTCAGACCCGTTGATTATGGCGGACGTTTCGTACTCTCCAAAGTTTATCTACGATGCAATAAAGATGACCGCTGAAGCGCGTCTGAAAGGTGAAAAATTGCCCGCTAACACCATCATTCCATCGGTGTTGATCACCAAGGAAAATGCGAAGCAGTTTTACTTCCCAAACTCGCCGTTTTAA
- a CDS encoding sugar phosphate isomerase/epimerase — MKTIKGPAIFLAQFMGDQAPFDTLAHLAEWAAGLGYKGLQLPTDPRLFDLSLGAKSQTYCDDIKGLLAQHGLAITELSTHLQGQLVAVHPAYDPLFDNFAAPHVRGNPAARTAWAIEQLTLAAASSRRLGLSAHVTFSGALAWPYLYPWPQRPAGLVETAFAELARRWHPILDAFDDAGVDLCYELHPGEDLHDGISFERFLDAVDQHPRASILYDPSHFLLQQLDYLAFIDIYHTRIKAFHVKDAEFRPSGRQGMYGGFSAWQDRAGRFRSLGDGQIDFGAIFSKMAQYDFPGWAVLEWECCLKHPEDGAAEGADFIRRHIIRVAERAFDDFAGSAVQQEQIDQLLGLTR, encoded by the coding sequence ATGAAAACGATCAAAGGACCGGCCATCTTTCTGGCCCAGTTCATGGGCGATCAAGCACCGTTTGATACGCTCGCCCACCTGGCAGAATGGGCCGCTGGTCTGGGTTATAAGGGACTCCAGCTGCCGACCGACCCACGGTTGTTCGATCTGTCTCTGGGTGCCAAAAGTCAAACCTACTGCGACGACATCAAAGGACTGCTGGCGCAGCATGGATTAGCCATCACCGAGTTATCGACGCACTTGCAAGGGCAACTGGTGGCTGTCCATCCTGCCTATGATCCCTTGTTCGATAACTTTGCAGCGCCGCACGTGCGAGGCAATCCGGCAGCACGCACCGCATGGGCCATCGAACAGTTAACGCTTGCAGCAGCCTCCTCACGACGCCTTGGATTAAGCGCACACGTTACTTTTTCCGGCGCATTAGCGTGGCCCTATCTGTACCCCTGGCCGCAGCGTCCAGCCGGCTTGGTCGAGACGGCGTTCGCCGAGCTGGCACGACGTTGGCACCCTATTCTCGACGCGTTTGATGACGCCGGTGTTGACCTCTGTTACGAGCTTCATCCGGGAGAAGATCTTCATGACGGGATTAGTTTTGAGCGCTTTCTGGATGCAGTCGACCAGCATCCGCGTGCCAGCATTCTGTATGATCCCAGCCATTTTTTGCTGCAGCAACTTGATTACCTCGCGTTCATCGATATTTATCACACCCGTATTAAAGCGTTTCACGTCAAAGACGCAGAGTTTCGGCCTAGCGGCAGACAGGGCATGTACGGTGGATTTTCCGCATGGCAAGATCGCGCCGGACGATTCCGTTCGCTCGGTGACGGACAAATTGATTTCGGTGCCATTTTTTCCAAAATGGCGCAATACGACTTTCCCGGCTGGGCGGTGTTAGAGTGGGAATGCTGCCTGAAGCATCCGGAAGACGGTGCGGCTGAAGGTGCCGATTTTATTCGGCGTCACATCATTCGTGTAGCAGAGCGCGCTTTCGACGATTTTGCGGGCAGCGCCGTGCAGCAGGAACAGATCGATCAATTGCTTGGGCTCACACGCTAA
- a CDS encoding Gfo/Idh/MocA family protein — protein sequence MQRRLRLGMVGGGQNGYIGAVHRIAARLDDHYDLVAGALSSDPARAASSAAEIRLDPSRSYSDYQEMARQEAARPDGIDVVTIVTPNYLHAPVARAFLGAGIHVICDKPLAISLKEGQELAALARQKNRVFALTHTYTGYPMVRHAKALVEAGDLGDLRLIQVEYSQDWLAASIGSANTGAADDWHNDPLRSGPGGTLADVGTHAYQLAQFISGQTPTQLLAELTTFVPGRPIDDHVQVMLRYANGARGTLWASQVATGSENALRLRLYGSKAQLSFNQENPNELWITPQSGNAQRLTPGRVPGAAAAHATRVPAGHPEGYMEAFAQLYVDAALQIAAINAGQPIPEAARWLTDVNDGVAGMAFIEAVIRSHKNNAQWTDIAQ from the coding sequence ATGCAACGACGTTTAAGACTGGGAATGGTTGGCGGTGGCCAAAATGGGTACATCGGCGCGGTACATCGGATTGCGGCACGGTTGGATGATCATTATGATCTGGTCGCCGGCGCGTTATCCAGTGACCCCGCCCGTGCTGCCAGCAGCGCCGCCGAAATACGCCTCGACCCCAGCCGCAGTTACAGCGACTATCAGGAAATGGCGCGACAAGAAGCGGCGCGTCCGGACGGCATTGATGTCGTGACGATCGTCACGCCGAACTACTTGCACGCTCCCGTCGCCAGAGCCTTTCTGGGGGCGGGTATCCATGTTATTTGCGATAAGCCATTAGCTATTTCGCTCAAGGAAGGCCAGGAACTTGCGGCACTTGCACGGCAAAAAAACCGCGTATTTGCGCTCACGCACACCTACACCGGCTATCCGATGGTGCGCCATGCCAAGGCGCTGGTTGAGGCCGGTGATCTGGGCGACCTACGGTTGATACAGGTTGAGTATTCGCAGGACTGGCTTGCCGCTTCTATCGGCAGCGCCAACACCGGTGCCGCCGACGACTGGCATAACGACCCGTTACGCTCAGGTCCTGGCGGGACGCTGGCCGATGTCGGCACCCATGCCTACCAACTGGCCCAGTTCATCAGCGGCCAGACCCCGACACAATTGCTGGCCGAGCTCACCACTTTTGTGCCGGGCCGTCCCATCGACGACCACGTGCAGGTCATGCTGCGCTATGCGAATGGCGCGCGCGGTACATTGTGGGCCAGTCAGGTCGCTACCGGCTCTGAAAATGCTTTGCGTTTGCGTTTATACGGCAGTAAAGCCCAACTCTCCTTCAACCAGGAGAATCCGAATGAATTATGGATCACGCCGCAAAGTGGCAACGCTCAGCGCTTAACTCCAGGCCGGGTTCCTGGCGCTGCAGCCGCGCATGCCACCCGCGTGCCTGCTGGTCATCCTGAAGGTTATATGGAGGCGTTCGCCCAACTGTATGTGGACGCGGCCTTACAAATTGCCGCAATCAACGCGGGGCAACCCATTCCGGAAGCGGCGCGCTGGCTGACTGACGTCAACGATGGCGTCGCCGGAATGGCATTTATTGAAGCAGTAATTCGGAGCCATAAAAATAACGCGCAGTGGACCGATATAGCGCAATAA
- a CDS encoding cobalamin-binding protein — MLLSNSNQRAAILVSLLFSLLLVAAENAAGAPVSVRDDAGNIVTMPEPAQRVVTMAPHVTELVFAAGAGNRIVGTVKYSDYPPAAKNIPRIGDNSLLDIERLIALKPDLLVVWRHNSADRQLDQLRQLGIPLFYSDPRKLRDIPDSIVRLGRLSGTSAEAEKAAAPLREKIDALSHKYQQRPRVRVFYQVWSRPLYTLNGNQIVSDAINVCGGENIFANLSVTAPVVNIEAVLVENPEVLLSGQRKDDKNDLDYWRSYSGLLAVRRNNLFGIEADLMNRAGPRLIEGAAMLCEKLELARARRAQP, encoded by the coding sequence ATGCTTTTATCAAATAGTAATCAACGCGCTGCCATTCTGGTAAGTTTACTCTTTAGCCTGCTGCTGGTAGCCGCAGAAAATGCGGCAGGAGCGCCGGTGTCGGTGCGGGACGACGCGGGTAATATTGTGACCATGCCGGAACCTGCACAGCGCGTGGTGACCATGGCCCCGCACGTGACGGAGTTGGTATTTGCTGCAGGCGCAGGCAACCGCATAGTAGGAACGGTGAAGTACAGTGACTATCCACCGGCCGCAAAAAATATCCCGCGTATCGGCGATAACAGTCTGTTGGATATTGAGCGTTTGATTGCGCTGAAGCCGGATCTGCTCGTCGTGTGGCGACATAACAGCGCTGATCGGCAATTGGATCAGCTGCGCCAGCTGGGCATTCCGCTGTTCTACAGCGATCCGCGCAAGCTACGCGATATCCCGGACAGTATCGTTCGTCTTGGTCGATTATCAGGCACTTCCGCCGAGGCCGAAAAAGCGGCTGCGCCACTGCGCGAAAAAATCGACGCTCTCAGTCATAAATACCAACAACGTCCGCGCGTACGGGTTTTTTATCAAGTTTGGAGCCGGCCCTTGTATACGCTCAACGGCAATCAGATTGTCAGTGACGCCATTAACGTTTGCGGCGGAGAAAACATTTTCGCCAACTTGTCGGTGACGGCACCGGTTGTAAATATAGAAGCTGTGCTGGTTGAAAATCCAGAGGTACTGTTAAGCGGGCAACGCAAAGATGACAAAAACGACCTCGATTACTGGCGCAGCTATTCAGGTTTGTTGGCAGTCCGACGCAATAATCTCTTTGGTATCGAGGCTGATCTGATGAATAGGGCCGGTCCGCGTTTGATAGAGGGTGCCGCTATGCTGTGTGAGAAACTAGAATTGGCCAGGGCTCGCCGCGCCCAACCCTGA
- a CDS encoding ABC transporter ATP-binding protein, whose amino-acid sequence MRSPPALVRTRALDLAIGDRRLVTELDWDVHPGQLWCVIGRNGAGKSTFLRCLAGLRSADGGVVELAETPLSDWSLPALARVRAFLPQGSRDAFGYRVIETVLAARHPYHDSGYWESDADQAAALDALAALDVAALAERDIRSLSGGERQRVAIAAVLAQDTPLLLLDEPANALDLAHQVSVMRLLANLCDETNPAKAVVMVSHDLNLAHSVASHALLLMGDGRWQAGPVAEVMTATILSECLGHPIEIIRHADRTIFIPT is encoded by the coding sequence ATGAGATCACCTCCTGCATTGGTGCGCACCCGCGCGCTGGATCTTGCTATCGGTGACCGCCGGCTGGTCACTGAATTGGACTGGGACGTGCATCCTGGACAACTTTGGTGTGTGATCGGGCGCAACGGAGCAGGGAAGAGTACATTTTTACGCTGTCTGGCGGGTTTGCGTTCAGCCGACGGCGGGGTAGTTGAATTAGCCGAAACGCCGTTGTCAGATTGGTCTTTGCCTGCGCTGGCGCGGGTGCGGGCCTTCTTGCCGCAGGGCAGCCGCGATGCATTCGGTTATCGCGTGATTGAAACCGTACTGGCGGCACGGCATCCCTATCACGATAGCGGCTATTGGGAGTCCGACGCCGATCAGGCCGCTGCACTGGATGCATTGGCGGCGCTGGATGTTGCGGCGCTGGCCGAGCGCGACATTCGTTCCCTGTCTGGAGGAGAACGTCAGCGTGTGGCGATTGCGGCGGTGTTGGCGCAGGATACCCCGCTGTTGTTACTGGATGAACCTGCAAACGCACTTGATCTGGCGCATCAGGTGAGCGTGATGCGCTTATTGGCCAATCTTTGTGACGAAACCAATCCGGCCAAAGCTGTCGTCATGGTCAGTCACGATTTGAATCTGGCGCATAGCGTGGCGAGTCACGCGTTATTGCTGATGGGCGATGGACGATGGCAGGCGGGACCGGTTGCGGAGGTCATGACGGCAACGATACTGAGCGAATGCCTGGGCCATCCGATAGAAATAATCAGGCACGCTGACCGCACCATTTTTATTCCCACTTAA
- a CDS encoding FecCD family ABC transporter permease — MNSRAIKKSSAVSTRPSRDGRRAVFVLVGLGVLALVCVGFACAVGSVGLSFSDIFGALSDGARGAPRTMAATLLQLRLERALSGFVTGAMLALAGVMMQALLRNPLADPYVLGVSGGAAVGALSAMLFFSAAWMIDIAAFGGAIAVALLLFGLAYRDLRGGIADGNAPLLLLTGVIVASGCGALVTLMLSIAPDSRLRSMVFWLIGDLSGAQLRWLPWLVLGGALMFAVRHARNINVMVLHAEAAATLGIHVGSLRKGLFFCAALLTACTVSSAGAIGFVGLIVPHACRFALGPDHRLLLPAATIAGGTFLLLADTLARTVIAPTQLPVGVITALIGVPAFLLQLHHIRKR, encoded by the coding sequence ATTAATAGTAGAGCTATCAAAAAATCTTCGGCTGTTTCGACGCGTCCTTCGCGGGATGGGCGGCGGGCGGTTTTTGTGTTGGTGGGGTTGGGGGTGTTGGCGCTGGTGTGTGTTGGTTTTGCTTGTGCTGTGGGGTCGGTGGGGTTGTCTTTTTCTGATATTTTTGGTGCTTTGAGTGATGGGGCGCGTGGCGCGCCTCGGACTATGGCGGCGACGTTGTTGCAGTTGCGACTGGAGCGGGCTTTGTCTGGTTTTGTGACGGGGGCTATGCTGGCGTTGGCTGGGGTGATGATGCAAGCGTTGTTGCGGAATCCTTTGGCTGATCCTTATGTGCTTGGGGTATCGGGCGGGGCGGCGGTTGGAGCTTTGTCGGCGATGCTTTTTTTTAGTGCGGCCTGGATGATTGATATAGCTGCTTTTGGGGGAGCTATTGCCGTGGCGTTGCTGTTGTTTGGATTAGCTTATCGCGATTTGCGGGGTGGGATTGCGGATGGTAATGCACCGTTGTTGTTGCTTACCGGTGTGATTGTTGCATCGGGGTGCGGAGCGCTGGTGACATTGATGTTGTCGATTGCTCCCGATAGTCGTTTACGCAGCATGGTGTTTTGGTTGATTGGTGATTTGTCTGGCGCACAGTTGCGTTGGCTTCCCTGGCTGGTGCTTGGCGGAGCGCTGATGTTTGCTGTGCGCCACGCACGCAATATCAACGTCATGGTTCTGCACGCTGAGGCTGCGGCGACGCTGGGAATACATGTGGGATCGTTACGCAAGGGACTGTTTTTTTGTGCGGCTTTATTGACCGCATGCACGGTGAGTAGTGCTGGCGCGATTGGGTTTGTTGGTTTGATCGTGCCGCATGCTTGCCGCTTTGCGTTGGGACCGGATCATCGTTTGTTGTTACCCGCTGCGACCATCGCCGGGGGCACGTTCTTGTTGTTGGCTGATACGTTGGCGCGTACGGTCATCGCACCAACGCAATTGCCGGTGGGCGTAATTACCGCCTTGATCGGGGTCCCGGCGTTTTTATTGCAACTGCACCATATTCGCAAACGATGA